A DNA window from Boseongicola sp. contains the following coding sequences:
- a CDS encoding substrate-binding domain-containing protein — protein sequence MNVTLKDVAELAGVSRSAVSRTYTEGASVSDKTRRKVERAATTLGYYPNALASSLTTGRTKLIGLISNNFHNPLFLEVFDLFTKGLQSRGLRPLLVNLSDDDTPETAVSMLRQYSVDGVILASSTLPLEYARAFVSANIPVVHSFGRQTSAPSVHVVGIDNVACGRMAADALIAKGYQKIGFMGGPSSATSTQDRFSGFSQAANAHTNVQFTHSYASDYTFEAGRAEMAKLLWQEPAEAYFCGDDILSIGALSAIQAAGLTVPDEIGLIGLNDMEIARWDNINLTTIHQPVRQIIESSIELVVSMLDDPNRYPEARIFPCHIVERGTLRG from the coding sequence ATGAATGTCACTCTGAAAGATGTAGCGGAACTTGCGGGCGTTTCACGTTCGGCGGTATCGCGTACGTATACTGAGGGTGCATCGGTGTCGGACAAGACCCGGCGCAAGGTTGAACGCGCGGCGACGACTCTTGGATACTATCCAAATGCATTGGCCTCTAGCCTGACGACTGGTCGGACCAAGTTAATTGGGCTTATTTCGAACAACTTTCACAACCCTTTGTTTCTGGAAGTCTTCGATCTGTTTACCAAAGGGCTGCAAAGCCGGGGTCTGCGACCACTGTTGGTCAACCTGAGCGACGACGACACACCTGAAACAGCCGTCAGCATGTTGCGGCAGTATTCAGTGGATGGCGTCATCCTGGCATCGTCGACATTGCCGCTGGAATACGCGCGTGCGTTTGTTTCTGCCAATATCCCGGTCGTACATTCATTTGGCCGCCAAACGAGTGCGCCAAGCGTGCATGTTGTTGGAATTGATAACGTTGCGTGCGGTCGAATGGCCGCAGATGCCTTAATCGCAAAGGGTTACCAGAAAATCGGGTTCATGGGCGGCCCAAGCTCGGCAACGTCGACACAAGACCGCTTTTCGGGGTTTTCCCAGGCTGCCAACGCCCATACGAACGTCCAATTCACGCACAGCTACGCCAGCGACTATACCTTTGAGGCCGGTCGTGCCGAGATGGCAAAACTTCTTTGGCAGGAACCGGCAGAGGCTTACTTTTGCGGTGACGATATTTTGTCAATTGGTGCGCTGAGTGCGATCCAGGCTGCGGGCCTTACAGTGCCCGACGAGATTGGGTTGATTGGTTTGAATGATATGGAGATTGCACGCTGGGACAACATCAACTTGACGACAATTCACCAGCCGGTACGCCAGATCATCGAAAGCTCGATCGAATTGGTGGTGTCCATGCTGGACGATCCGAACCGATATCCGGAAGCCCGTATTTTCCCGTGCCACATTGTTGAGCGCGGGACGTTGCGGGGGTAA
- the iolC gene encoding 5-dehydro-2-deoxygluconokinase, with protein MADLFEGIKSNNFAVFGRVGMDLSPSPPGTKTRDATNLQAGIGGSSANIAIGLSKFGAKSALITSVSKDAIGDFCIKGLKDYGVDTSHIRVLDGEFRTSLAVYESVLVGHETVLYRNGAVDFQVTREDVDQVDLSRFGAFVTAGTVFAAEPSRSAAFHAFEAAKAQGLPVIFDVDYRPYSWPSPEVAADVLSRAGAMSDMIVGNDEEFGFMAGDMAKGLDKARELARTTAKVVVYKMGPEGAITISGDEEVRTGIYRVEALKPTGAGDSFMAGLLSGIAVGQSLQEAVLRGSACAAIVVGKPGCAPAMPYDADLEAFLTSHPGPT; from the coding sequence ATGGCCGATCTGTTTGAGGGGATAAAATCGAATAACTTTGCCGTTTTTGGCCGGGTCGGAATGGATTTATCACCTTCACCGCCAGGAACCAAAACGCGAGATGCTACGAACCTTCAAGCTGGGATCGGTGGTTCATCCGCCAATATCGCAATCGGTTTAAGCAAGTTCGGAGCCAAGTCAGCTTTGATTACGTCTGTATCCAAAGACGCAATCGGCGATTTCTGCATTAAGGGTCTGAAAGACTACGGCGTCGACACTAGCCATATCCGCGTGCTGGACGGCGAATTTCGGACATCGCTTGCCGTATATGAAAGTGTGTTGGTCGGACATGAAACCGTACTCTACCGAAACGGAGCCGTCGATTTCCAGGTTACTCGGGAAGACGTAGATCAGGTGGACCTGTCGCGGTTTGGTGCCTTTGTCACCGCCGGAACAGTATTTGCCGCCGAGCCGTCGCGCAGTGCTGCATTTCATGCCTTCGAAGCCGCCAAAGCCCAGGGCCTGCCGGTTATCTTCGACGTAGACTATCGCCCTTATTCGTGGCCTTCACCCGAAGTCGCCGCCGATGTTCTATCCCGCGCGGGTGCCATGAGTGACATGATCGTGGGCAACGACGAAGAGTTCGGTTTTATGGCCGGTGACATGGCCAAAGGGTTGGACAAGGCACGCGAGCTGGCGCGCACCACTGCAAAGGTAGTGGTCTACAAAATGGGTCCAGAAGGGGCGATCACAATCTCGGGCGACGAAGAAGTTCGCACCGGGATATATCGCGTCGAGGCTTTGAAACCCACCGGCGCAGGTGACAGCTTTATGGCCGGGTTGTTGTCTGGAATTGCCGTCGGGCAAAGCCTGCAAGAGGCAGTGTTGCGTGGTTCGGCCTGCGCAGCAATCGTCGTCGGCAAACCGGGTTGCGCGCCTGCAATGCCTTATGATGCTGATCTTGAAGCCTTTTTAACATCTCATCCGGGACCGACCTGA
- a CDS encoding class II fructose-bisphosphate aldolase, translating into MTLATLFDVLQPALSGGYAVGGLVCLGWEDMRAYTTAAAAEGLPVILQAGPSCRKHTPLPVLGKMFRTLAESVDVPVVAHLDHGYTFDECREALESGFTSIMFDGSRKPLDENIEETAKIAAMAHAAGVSCEGEIGFVGYAAGEGSLGTDPEEAARFARETAVDAMAISVGNVHLQQNKEGRLDETRIRQIEAVTQVPLVIHGGSGVPVEQRTRLARGSKICKFNIGTELRMAFGQALREAVNSDADRFDRVAILSEVETPIETAARKVLRDMTAS; encoded by the coding sequence ATGACACTCGCCACGCTTTTCGATGTCCTGCAGCCCGCCCTGAGTGGCGGATATGCGGTTGGTGGTCTTGTCTGCCTTGGGTGGGAAGATATGCGCGCCTACACCACGGCTGCCGCAGCGGAAGGATTGCCGGTAATCCTTCAGGCAGGCCCCTCGTGCCGCAAACACACCCCGCTTCCAGTTTTGGGTAAGATGTTCCGCACATTGGCCGAAAGTGTCGATGTGCCTGTCGTCGCCCATCTGGACCATGGCTACACGTTCGACGAATGTCGCGAGGCATTAGAGAGCGGCTTTACCTCGATCATGTTCGACGGTTCGCGAAAGCCGCTGGATGAGAATATCGAAGAGACCGCCAAAATTGCCGCGATGGCCCATGCCGCTGGCGTTTCTTGCGAGGGAGAGATCGGATTTGTGGGCTATGCTGCGGGTGAAGGTTCTTTGGGAACGGACCCCGAGGAAGCCGCGCGATTTGCCCGTGAAACGGCGGTGGATGCGATGGCAATCTCTGTTGGCAATGTCCATTTGCAGCAGAACAAAGAAGGCAGATTAGACGAAACCCGCATTCGCCAGATCGAAGCCGTGACCCAGGTGCCGCTGGTGATTCACGGCGGATCGGGGGTTCCGGTCGAACAGCGCACACGATTGGCACGCGGATCGAAAATTTGCAAATTCAACATCGGAACCGAGCTGCGCATGGCTTTTGGCCAGGCATTGCGTGAGGCCGTGAATTCTGACGCTGACCGGTTTGATCGCGTTGCAATATTGAGCGAAGTTGAGACTCCGATTGAGACTGCCGCGCGGAAAGTTCTTCGCGACATGACCGCAAGCTAG
- a CDS encoding protocatechuate 3,4-dioxygenase subunit alpha, with protein MPFDPSLRTKPATSNATEPLKESPSQTAGPYVHIGCVPQAIGLDNAPKQLASNADVPPGESIVIQGRVLDGEGALAKDVMIESWQIDGQWHRAICDLETGQFRLETSRPQATAPATPSVQIWIVARGINIGLSTRIYFDDEENSEDPILALVPDDRRNTLIAKGNNGEYQIDIRLQGDDETVFFDA; from the coding sequence ATGCCCTTTGACCCTTCTCTCAGAACCAAGCCGGCCACGTCGAACGCCACAGAGCCGCTAAAGGAAAGTCCGTCGCAAACGGCTGGTCCTTATGTTCACATTGGTTGCGTCCCGCAGGCCATCGGTTTGGACAACGCACCGAAACAGCTCGCGTCGAACGCTGACGTACCGCCAGGTGAAAGCATCGTCATTCAGGGCAGAGTGCTGGATGGTGAAGGCGCGTTGGCCAAGGACGTGATGATTGAAAGTTGGCAGATCGACGGCCAATGGCACCGCGCGATCTGCGATCTTGAAACCGGGCAGTTTCGGCTTGAAACATCGCGCCCACAGGCGACAGCACCGGCTACGCCCAGTGTCCAAATTTGGATTGTCGCGCGCGGGATTAATATTGGGCTATCGACCCGCATCTATTTCGATGACGAAGAAAACAGCGAAGACCCCATCCTTGCGCTGGTGCCAGACGATCGACGCAATACTTTGATTGCTAAGGGTAATAACGGCGAATACCAGATCGATATCCGCCTTCAGGGTGATGACGAGACTGTCTTCTTCGACGCCTGA
- the pcaH gene encoding protocatechuate 3,4-dioxygenase subunit beta gives MRNEPPLKRRDHDWHPKADFPDYRSTTLRHPKQSLIAIPQALQDTTGPAFGHDILGANDDNLTINSAQPGASAIGERLLVHGRVLDEAGRVVPNVLLEVWQANAGGRYRHKNDGYLAPLDPNFAGCGRCLSDSDGNYAFRTIKPGPYPWPNGGNDWRPAHIHFSVFGTAFSQRLITQMYFEGDPHIQICPIVQSIADPRAVSQLTARLDMSRTIHMDMRAYRFDIVLRGPDATYFENRTEGA, from the coding sequence ATGCGTAATGAACCACCGCTGAAGAGACGCGACCACGACTGGCATCCAAAGGCTGATTTTCCTGACTATCGCTCGACAACGCTGCGACATCCAAAGCAGAGCCTTATCGCAATACCTCAGGCACTACAGGACACGACCGGGCCTGCGTTTGGGCATGACATTCTGGGCGCGAACGATGACAATTTGACAATCAACAGCGCTCAGCCGGGGGCATCGGCAATTGGCGAGCGATTATTGGTCCATGGTCGCGTGTTGGATGAAGCGGGGCGCGTCGTGCCAAATGTGCTTTTAGAAGTTTGGCAAGCCAATGCTGGCGGTCGGTATCGTCATAAGAACGATGGATATCTGGCCCCGCTGGACCCGAATTTTGCCGGTTGCGGACGCTGCCTCAGTGATAGCGACGGCAATTACGCCTTTCGAACTATCAAGCCGGGTCCTTATCCCTGGCCCAATGGTGGGAATGATTGGCGACCGGCGCATATTCACTTTTCAGTCTTTGGCACGGCTTTTTCGCAGCGTCTGATCACCCAGATGTATTTCGAAGGTGATCCGCACATCCAAATTTGCCCGATTGTTCAGTCGATTGCCGATCCACGTGCCGTTTCTCAACTGACGGCGCGCCTGGATATGTCCCGAACCATACACATGGATATGCGCGCCTATCGTTTTGATATTGTCCTGCGGGGGCCGGACGCGACCTATTTCGAAAACCGGACCGAGGGTGCCTGA
- the pcaC gene encoding 4-carboxymuconolactone decarboxylase: MSERHDQGMKTRRAVLGDAHVDRAEAAKTELDQPFQNLITEAAWGHVWSGTHWSKRERSMVTIALLAALGHEEELAMHIRATATTGATRDDIREALMHVAIYAGVPAANTAFRIAKPILADLDVQSDA; this comes from the coding sequence ATGAGCGAACGACACGATCAGGGAATGAAAACGCGGCGCGCGGTTCTGGGCGATGCTCATGTCGATCGTGCCGAAGCGGCAAAAACCGAATTGGACCAGCCCTTTCAAAACTTGATTACCGAGGCAGCATGGGGCCACGTCTGGTCAGGCACGCATTGGAGTAAACGCGAACGATCGATGGTGACCATCGCGCTTTTGGCTGCACTTGGGCACGAAGAAGAACTCGCAATGCACATTCGCGCAACAGCGACGACCGGTGCGACACGCGACGATATTCGCGAAGCTCTTATGCATGTCGCAATTTACGCAGGTGTCCCGGCCGCGAATACGGCATTCCGAATTGCCAAACCCATTCTGGCCGATCTGGATGTGCAATCAGATGCGTAA
- a CDS encoding zinc-binding dehydrogenase, which translates to MTIPNTMNAMVLTGHGDLDKYEFHTDWPVPEPGPDDVLIQVAACGLNNTDVNTRTGWYSKAVSEATTGGAYAELKEDDPAWGGSPVLFPRIQGADVCGRVVVVGANADPELVGKRVIADCWLRNWNDLSDLENVGYFGSERNGGFAQFTTADHRNVGVVNSEMTDAELATFSCSYTTAEGMLSRANVVAGDRVLITGASGGVGSALIQLAKRRGATTIAMASEAKHADLAQLQPDVLLPRSPDDLKASLVAATGQDTVTVVADVVGGPMFPELIDVLARGGRYTCSGAIAGPIVELDLRTLYLRDLTFTGSTVVPTHIFTDLVSYIERGEIKPIVAASYPLDQLATAQQAFIDKAHIGNIVVTTE; encoded by the coding sequence ATGACTATCCCAAATACGATGAATGCTATGGTGCTGACTGGGCACGGCGATCTTGATAAATACGAATTTCACACAGACTGGCCTGTCCCCGAACCAGGTCCTGATGACGTGCTTATCCAAGTCGCCGCTTGCGGGCTGAACAACACAGACGTCAATACGCGCACCGGCTGGTACTCCAAGGCAGTAAGCGAGGCAACGACGGGCGGAGCTTATGCAGAACTGAAGGAAGACGACCCAGCCTGGGGTGGTTCGCCAGTTCTGTTCCCACGCATTCAGGGCGCCGACGTCTGCGGGCGTGTGGTGGTCGTTGGAGCGAACGCAGATCCGGAGCTCGTCGGCAAAAGGGTCATTGCTGACTGTTGGTTGCGTAACTGGAATGACCTGAGCGACCTTGAAAACGTTGGCTATTTTGGGTCAGAGCGCAACGGCGGATTTGCGCAGTTCACGACTGCGGACCACCGCAATGTCGGTGTTGTAAATTCTGAGATGACAGACGCCGAGCTGGCGACGTTTTCGTGCAGCTATACGACCGCCGAAGGCATGCTGTCACGGGCCAACGTCGTGGCCGGTGACCGCGTATTGATAACAGGTGCATCTGGAGGCGTGGGGTCTGCTCTAATTCAACTCGCCAAAAGGCGCGGCGCAACGACGATTGCGATGGCTTCTGAAGCCAAACACGCTGACCTTGCCCAACTTCAACCGGATGTATTGTTGCCACGTTCGCCTGATGATCTGAAGGCTTCTCTAGTCGCTGCCACCGGGCAAGACACCGTCACGGTTGTTGCTGATGTTGTTGGCGGTCCGATGTTCCCTGAATTGATCGACGTATTGGCGCGGGGCGGACGTTATACCTGCTCGGGCGCAATTGCTGGGCCCATAGTCGAGCTGGATCTCAGAACGCTATACCTGCGGGATCTTACCTTTACCGGCTCTACAGTTGTTCCCACTCACATTTTCACTGATCTGGTGAGCTATATAGAGCGCGGTGAAATCAAGCCGATTGTTGCGGCATCTTATCCGTTGGACCAATTAGCGACCGCTCAGCAGGCGTTCATCGATAAGGCGCACATTGGCAACATAGTTGTCACAACGGAATAG
- a CDS encoding aldehyde dehydrogenase family protein, whose translation MQSFWQNYIDGAFVDGGAGRIDVTNPATGEKLAEQALADAIDVDRAVQAANRVHESRALTQMRPIERGRMVRAMGQWLLTHNDEIATTLTLEQGKPLWEAMTEVEGAALYFEYYGNQASTVEGRSIPLGKGYFDWTENEPFGVSSQIIPWNYPVEMTARSMSAALATGNAVVVKSPEMTPLTNIYFAKAAEAVGFPAGTVNILCGLGQDAGAALAGHPNARQIVFTGSVATGVAIATAAAKNIVPCVLELGGKSAAIVHEDADLEAFENDIRWGIYFNAGQVCSAMSRVIVHESRQDELVERAVNVAQSLSVGPGIERKESGANMGSMVSLGQRDRAVGMVSTAEQQGARVATGGRALNDPGAFLQPTVLDGVTSDMSIAQEEVFGPVLSVMSFSDDDEAISIANSTEFGLVSGVFTKDLDRATHAAGRLRAGQVFINEWYAGGIETPFGGVGKSGYGREKGREALWNYVQTKNIAVKLGSL comes from the coding sequence ATGCAATCGTTTTGGCAAAACTATATCGACGGCGCATTTGTCGACGGTGGTGCTGGTCGGATTGATGTCACCAATCCGGCAACGGGCGAGAAGCTTGCTGAACAAGCCTTGGCGGACGCAATTGATGTTGATCGCGCCGTGCAAGCAGCAAATAGAGTCCACGAAAGCCGCGCTTTAACCCAGATGCGCCCCATCGAGCGCGGACGCATGGTTCGGGCCATGGGACAATGGCTGCTTACCCATAATGACGAAATCGCTACCACTTTGACACTTGAGCAAGGCAAGCCGCTTTGGGAAGCCATGACCGAAGTTGAAGGGGCCGCCCTGTATTTTGAATACTACGGCAATCAAGCCAGCACAGTCGAAGGACGCTCTATTCCATTGGGTAAAGGCTATTTCGATTGGACTGAAAACGAGCCATTCGGAGTGTCTTCACAGATAATTCCCTGGAACTATCCAGTCGAAATGACAGCGCGTTCGATGTCTGCGGCGTTGGCCACTGGAAATGCGGTCGTCGTAAAGTCGCCAGAAATGACGCCGCTCACAAATATCTATTTCGCCAAGGCTGCCGAAGCCGTCGGATTTCCGGCCGGTACTGTCAACATCCTTTGCGGACTCGGTCAGGATGCTGGGGCCGCATTGGCGGGTCATCCCAATGCACGCCAGATCGTCTTTACCGGATCAGTTGCAACCGGCGTTGCCATTGCTACGGCTGCTGCCAAGAACATCGTTCCTTGTGTATTGGAGCTTGGCGGTAAATCCGCAGCCATCGTTCACGAGGATGCAGATCTGGAAGCATTTGAGAACGACATTCGGTGGGGCATTTACTTCAACGCCGGGCAGGTTTGCTCGGCCATGTCGCGCGTCATCGTTCATGAAAGTCGTCAAGATGAACTGGTGGAACGTGCTGTAAACGTTGCGCAATCCCTGTCGGTCGGTCCGGGGATCGAGCGAAAAGAGTCCGGCGCGAACATGGGGTCCATGGTTAGCCTCGGACAACGTGACCGGGCAGTCGGCATGGTCAGCACTGCGGAACAACAAGGCGCACGGGTTGCCACTGGTGGTCGAGCCTTGAATGATCCTGGGGCGTTTTTGCAGCCGACCGTCCTTGACGGGGTCACCAGCGACATGTCGATAGCACAGGAAGAGGTTTTTGGGCCTGTGTTGTCAGTTATGTCGTTTAGCGACGACGATGAAGCAATCAGCATTGCCAACTCGACCGAATTTGGACTGGTAAGCGGCGTTTTCACCAAAGACCTGGATCGTGCAACCCACGCAGCCGGGAGGTTGCGCGCCGGTCAGGTGTTTATCAACGAATGGTATGCCGGCGGCATCGAGACACCGTTCGGTGGCGTTGGCAAATCGGGGTACGGTCGCGAAAAGGGCCGCGAGGCGCTTTGGAATTACGTCCAGACCAAGAATATCGCCGTGAAGCTGGGCAGTCTTTAA
- a CDS encoding 3-keto-5-aminohexanoate cleavage protein, whose amino-acid sequence MTKPCIICVAITGSVARKENNPAVPITISEQIESTQEAFEAGATIAHCHVRNADQTTTSDPEKFRLLKDGIEKHCPGMIVQLSTGGRSGAGQERGGMLPLSPDMASLTVGSNNFPTRVYENPPDLVDWLAGEMLTNDVKPEIEAFDLSHIFQAARMAEDGRLKGPLYVQFVMGVKNAMPTDKPSFDFFRETLLRLAPDAEWCAAGIGANQIVVNEWSVAAGGHCRTGLEDNVRIDRQTLAPSNAALVRRVVDLCEKYERPVATVGEARAILGLRAA is encoded by the coding sequence ATGACAAAACCCTGCATCATCTGTGTTGCCATCACCGGATCGGTGGCACGCAAAGAAAACAATCCGGCTGTTCCAATCACGATCAGCGAACAAATTGAATCCACGCAAGAGGCGTTCGAGGCTGGAGCGACTATAGCGCATTGCCATGTGCGCAACGCAGATCAGACCACAACTTCCGACCCAGAGAAGTTTCGCCTTCTGAAAGATGGGATCGAAAAGCATTGTCCGGGCATGATTGTTCAACTTTCGACCGGTGGCCGTTCTGGTGCTGGGCAGGAAAGAGGCGGCATGCTTCCGTTATCTCCTGACATGGCCTCGCTGACGGTCGGGTCGAACAACTTTCCGACTCGGGTTTATGAGAATCCACCGGATCTGGTCGATTGGCTGGCTGGCGAGATGCTGACCAATGATGTCAAACCCGAGATCGAGGCATTCGATCTGTCGCACATCTTTCAAGCCGCCAGGATGGCCGAGGACGGACGCCTGAAGGGACCGCTTTATGTTCAGTTTGTCATGGGCGTCAAAAACGCCATGCCAACGGACAAACCGTCCTTTGATTTCTTCCGCGAAACGCTTTTGCGTCTGGCACCGGATGCTGAATGGTGTGCGGCTGGGATTGGCGCAAACCAGATTGTTGTGAATGAATGGAGCGTTGCAGCAGGTGGGCATTGCCGCACCGGTTTGGAAGACAATGTTCGCATTGATCGCCAGACGCTGGCACCATCAAATGCCGCGCTGGTTCGGCGTGTTGTCGACTTATGCGAAAAATACGAACGTCCCGTTGCAACGGTCGGCGAGGCTCGCGCAATTTTGGGGCTGCGCGCTGCTTAA
- a CDS encoding 2-hydroxyacid dehydrogenase produces the protein MHDLLLIGGATPEVLERTSAAFRVHQWQDISDHNAWLTENGESISYVMTNGHDGISSDLMKKLPNLRLISCNGVGYDNINVEAANQLGVVVTHTPDVLSAEVATVAVLLMLACYRELLRDDAFVRSGEWEAGGNTPLTRSADGQAIGILGMGRIGQVIAEKLAPWSPTILYHSRNPKDVPYQYFRSLVDMAQQSDVLICITPGGDSTRHLVNADVLKALGPQGTLINVGRGSAVDEGALIAALQSRQLGWAGLDVFEDEPRVPKELRAMDNVILLPHVGSATVETRAAMGDLVVNNLLQHLKDGTALTPVPECSI, from the coding sequence ATGCATGATCTCCTACTGATCGGCGGCGCAACTCCTGAGGTTCTGGAAAGAACATCGGCAGCATTTCGGGTGCATCAATGGCAGGATATTTCTGACCACAATGCATGGCTGACTGAGAACGGCGAGAGCATTTCATATGTCATGACCAATGGACATGACGGCATCAGCAGCGATTTGATGAAGAAACTGCCGAACCTGCGCCTCATTTCCTGCAACGGCGTTGGATATGACAACATCAACGTCGAGGCCGCAAATCAACTGGGGGTAGTTGTCACTCACACACCCGATGTCCTAAGCGCCGAAGTGGCGACAGTGGCAGTTTTGCTTATGTTGGCTTGTTACAGGGAATTGCTGCGCGATGATGCCTTTGTGCGCTCCGGTGAATGGGAGGCTGGCGGCAATACGCCGTTGACGCGCTCTGCTGACGGTCAGGCCATCGGCATATTGGGTATGGGTCGGATCGGGCAGGTGATTGCGGAGAAACTTGCACCGTGGTCTCCGACGATATTGTATCACTCCAGAAATCCGAAAGACGTTCCTTATCAGTATTTTAGATCGCTCGTTGATATGGCGCAGCAATCGGATGTTCTGATCTGCATAACGCCAGGCGGCGACAGCACCAGACATCTGGTTAATGCTGATGTGTTGAAAGCTTTGGGACCCCAGGGCACCTTGATTAACGTTGGGCGCGGCAGCGCTGTGGACGAAGGCGCGCTGATTGCGGCCTTGCAAAGCAGACAGCTAGGATGGGCGGGTTTGGATGTATTCGAGGATGAACCGCGCGTGCCAAAAGAGTTGCGTGCAATGGATAATGTCATCCTGTTGCCGCACGTTGGCAGTGCTACGGTTGAAACGCGCGCCGCAATGGGGGATTTGGTCGTGAACAACCTGTTGCAGCATCTGAAGGACGGCACGGCGCTGACCCCGGTCCCGGAATGCAGCATTTGA
- a CDS encoding 2-hydroxyhepta-2,4-diene-1,7-dioate isomerase codes for MKLIRYGARGAEKPGVLDGDTLRDLSDHIADVTGDTLSDESLDRLRGLDMSTLPEVTDNPRIGPCVGGIGKFLCIGLNYSDHAAETGASIPDHPILFFKANSAVVGPNDDVIIPRGSTHTDWEVELGVVIGKEAKYVSTEDALSHVAGYCIVNDVSERHFQLHLSGQWTKGKSCDTFGPTGPWLVTRDEVGDPQNLAMSLVVNGERRQSGSTSTMIFTVAECISHLSQLFTLHPGDVISTGTPPGVGMGMKPPVYLKAGDVMELNIEGLGHQRQAVGQDA; via the coding sequence ATGAAGCTTATTCGATACGGCGCACGAGGCGCTGAGAAACCCGGTGTATTGGATGGCGATACGCTGCGTGATCTAAGCGATCACATTGCCGACGTGACTGGCGATACGCTGTCCGATGAGTCGCTAGATCGCCTTCGTGGCCTTGATATGTCGACACTTCCGGAGGTCACTGACAACCCTCGTATCGGACCCTGCGTCGGTGGGATTGGCAAATTTTTGTGTATCGGTCTGAACTACTCCGACCACGCAGCGGAAACAGGCGCAAGTATTCCTGATCATCCGATATTGTTTTTCAAGGCGAACTCGGCCGTCGTGGGGCCCAATGATGATGTGATCATTCCGCGCGGCTCGACACATACCGACTGGGAAGTTGAACTTGGGGTCGTGATTGGTAAAGAGGCCAAATACGTGTCGACCGAGGATGCACTGAGTCATGTCGCTGGCTATTGCATTGTCAACGATGTGTCCGAGCGGCACTTCCAACTGCATCTGTCTGGACAGTGGACCAAAGGCAAAAGCTGCGACACCTTTGGGCCTACTGGTCCGTGGCTGGTAACACGCGATGAGGTCGGCGATCCGCAAAATCTTGCGATGTCTCTGGTTGTGAATGGCGAACGTCGACAGTCTGGAAGCACCTCGACGATGATCTTCACGGTTGCCGAGTGCATTTCGCACCTCAGTCAGTTGTTTACCCTGCATCCGGGCGACGTCATTTCCACCGGAACGCCACCGGGCGTGGGAATGGGAATGAAACCGCCTGTTTACTTGAAAGCGGGCGACGTGATGGAACTGAACATCGAAGGCTTGGGGCATCAGCGTCAGGCCGTTGGCCAGGATGCATGA
- a CDS encoding SDR family oxidoreductase translates to MSNGRLNGKRVLVTAAGQGIGRASALALANEGATVLATDVNDAAFADYPAPESGSIETYKLDVRDNDSVKAGVARAAPDVLFNCAGFVHNGTILDVTDDEWDFAFDLNVRGMYRTIVASLPGMIERGGGSIINMASVLSSIIGAPNRFIYGTSKAAVIGMTKSVAVDYITQGIRCNCICPGTVQSPSLEDRLHAQGEKVGGYEAARAQFVARQPMGRIATAEEIAALVVYLASDESAFTTGQPHIIDGGWSG, encoded by the coding sequence ATGAGTAACGGCAGACTCAACGGAAAACGTGTTCTGGTCACCGCTGCAGGACAAGGAATTGGCCGCGCCAGCGCTCTGGCGTTGGCAAATGAAGGCGCAACGGTTCTGGCGACCGATGTGAATGATGCAGCGTTTGCGGATTACCCTGCGCCGGAGAGCGGATCTATCGAGACCTACAAGTTGGATGTTCGTGACAATGACAGTGTGAAGGCCGGTGTCGCTCGGGCAGCGCCTGATGTTTTGTTCAACTGCGCGGGCTTCGTGCACAACGGAACGATCCTGGATGTGACGGATGACGAGTGGGACTTTGCGTTCGATCTGAATGTGCGTGGCATGTATCGTACAATTGTCGCGTCTTTGCCCGGCATGATTGAACGTGGCGGCGGCTCGATCATCAACATGGCATCGGTTCTGTCGTCTATTATTGGAGCGCCCAATCGGTTTATCTATGGCACTTCGAAAGCTGCTGTTATCGGTATGACCAAATCTGTCGCTGTAGATTACATCACCCAGGGCATTCGCTGTAATTGCATTTGCCCGGGCACGGTCCAAAGTCCTTCGTTGGAAGATCGCCTGCATGCGCAGGGCGAAAAGGTTGGTGGTTACGAAGCTGCCCGAGCACAGTTTGTGGCCCGCCAACCTATGGGACGGATCGCAACGGCGGAAGAAATAGCTGCATTGGTTGTTTATCTGGCCAGTGACGAAAGCGCGTTTACGACCGGTCAACCGCATATCATTGATGGTGGATGGTCGGGCTGA